One Desulfobacteraceae bacterium genomic window carries:
- the thrH gene encoding bifunctional phosphoserine phosphatase/homoserine phosphotransferase ThrH gives MHIVCSDLEGVFVPEIWINVALKTGIEELKLTTRDISDYDVLMRRRLAILAAHGLKLQDITAVIASMDPLEGALEFLDWLRPLTPIIVVSDTFTQFAGPLMQKLGWPTLFCHSLEVAPDGAITGYRLRQPDSKRRAAQSLRQLNFKIIGMGDSYNDINLLKESDTGILFRPPENVVREFPQFPVTRDYEELKPLIRTALAQD, from the coding sequence ATGCACATCGTCTGCTCCGACCTGGAAGGGGTTTTTGTCCCCGAAATCTGGATCAACGTGGCCCTCAAAACCGGCATCGAGGAGCTCAAACTGACCACCCGGGACATTTCCGACTACGACGTCCTGATGCGCCGGCGGCTCGCCATCCTGGCGGCCCACGGGCTCAAGCTCCAGGACATCACGGCGGTCATCGCCAGCATGGACCCCCTGGAGGGCGCGCTGGAGTTCCTGGACTGGCTGCGGCCCCTGACCCCGATCATCGTGGTCTCCGACACCTTTACCCAGTTTGCCGGGCCGCTGATGCAAAAGCTCGGCTGGCCGACCCTTTTCTGCCACAGCCTGGAAGTCGCCCCCGACGGCGCCATCACCGGCTACCGCCTGCGCCAGCCCGACAGCAAGCGCCGGGCGGCGCAATCCCTGCGGCAGCTCAACTTCAAGATCATCGGCATGGGCGACTCTTACAACGACATCAACCTGCTCAAGGAGTCAGACACCGGCATCCTCTTCCGGCCGCCTGAAAACGTCGTCCGCGAGTTCCCGCAATTTCCCGTCACCCGC